A window of Lentibacillus sp. Marseille-P4043 contains these coding sequences:
- a CDS encoding DMT family transporter, with protein sequence MKKYLTQKWIVICIAVFCSILWGSAFPVLKISYDELQMAADDTIAKIVFAGMRFLLAGLILLVGMLLVKPKALLVTRRQVKFLVIFGIIQTSLQYFFFYNGLANTSGMQGAVLSSSGTFFTVLLAHFFYANDRLNWAKAIGLLAGFTGVIVANWGQEMKLSFELTGEGFMILAALTGAIGTIMAKEMAVGIHPFALTGWQLTIGSILMLLVGVPQMKPNAITFTPLGWGLLGYAAVLSAVAFALWYSLLKYNKAGEISIYKFVTPVSGAILSSIFIPGENLTVFIIGALALVAVGIIAVNYKHKKPGKQAKIET encoded by the coding sequence TTGAAGAAGTATTTAACACAAAAGTGGATTGTCATATGTATCGCTGTTTTTTGCTCGATTCTATGGGGAAGTGCCTTTCCGGTTTTAAAAATAAGTTATGATGAATTACAAATGGCGGCAGACGATACTATTGCTAAAATTGTTTTTGCGGGTATGCGTTTTTTATTGGCTGGATTAATCTTGTTGGTGGGGATGTTACTTGTTAAGCCAAAAGCTTTATTGGTGACGAGGAGACAGGTTAAGTTCCTGGTTATCTTTGGAATTATTCAAACGTCCTTACAGTATTTCTTTTTTTACAATGGATTAGCAAATACGTCAGGTATGCAAGGTGCTGTTCTATCGTCTAGTGGCACATTTTTTACGGTATTGCTAGCCCATTTCTTCTATGCAAATGATCGATTGAATTGGGCTAAAGCGATTGGTTTATTGGCTGGATTTACCGGAGTTATTGTTGCCAACTGGGGACAGGAAATGAAGCTTAGTTTTGAACTTACTGGAGAAGGGTTTATGATTTTAGCGGCGCTAACAGGTGCAATTGGTACGATTATGGCCAAGGAAATGGCTGTTGGAATTCATCCGTTTGCCTTAACAGGGTGGCAGTTGACAATTGGCTCGATTCTCATGCTTCTGGTTGGTGTTCCGCAAATGAAACCGAATGCCATTACATTTACACCACTTGGCTGGGGATTGCTAGGATATGCAGCAGTACTGTCAGCAGTAGCTTTTGCCCTGTGGTATTCGCTTTTAAAGTATAACAAGGCTGGCGAAATTAGTATTTATAAATTTGTGACGCCTGTATCAGGGGCAATATTATCATCTATTTTTATTCCTGGGGAAAATTTAACCGTATTTATTATCGGTGCATTGGCATTGGTGGCAGTTGGTATTATTGCGGTGAATTATAAACATAAGAAGCCAGGTAAGCAGGCAAAAATAGAAACGTAA
- the kynA gene encoding tryptophan 2,3-dioxygenase, with amino-acid sequence MTDSANTFKSEKNIHTDFQEKMTYGDYLQLDTLLSSQKRLSDHHDEMLFIIIHHVSELWLKLIIHEIKGAIQMIEQDELQSSFKMLSRVSKTQTQIIQAWDVLSTLTPAEYMEFRDSLGNASGFQSYQYRLVEFVLGYKTPYIMKIYKKDPEVYAILEEAYTKPGLYDVAIQALARNGFPINDTVLNRDFSKTYQRDASVENAWLRVYQDVDSHWELYQLAEKLVDIEDWFQQWRFRHMKTVERIIGHKKGTGGSSGVGYLKKVLDHYFFPELWEIRTKI; translated from the coding sequence ATGACAGATTCTGCTAATACGTTTAAATCAGAGAAAAACATTCATACTGATTTTCAAGAAAAAATGACATATGGTGATTATTTACAGCTTGATACATTGTTATCCAGTCAAAAACGATTATCCGACCATCATGATGAAATGCTGTTCATTATTATTCACCATGTAAGTGAACTTTGGCTAAAATTAATTATCCACGAAATAAAGGGAGCCATTCAAATGATTGAACAGGATGAGCTACAGTCATCATTTAAAATGCTTTCCCGCGTTTCTAAAACTCAAACGCAAATCATTCAAGCCTGGGATGTCTTATCAACCCTAACACCGGCAGAATATATGGAATTTCGAGATTCGTTAGGTAATGCATCCGGTTTCCAATCCTATCAATATCGTTTAGTTGAATTTGTACTCGGCTATAAAACGCCCTACATTATGAAAATTTATAAAAAGGATCCGGAGGTATATGCCATCTTGGAAGAAGCTTACACGAAACCGGGACTATATGATGTCGCCATCCAAGCACTAGCTCGTAATGGTTTTCCAATCAACGACACCGTACTAAATCGTGATTTTTCCAAAACCTATCAAAGGGATGCGTCAGTCGAAAATGCGTGGCTCCGAGTATATCAAGATGTCGACTCTCACTGGGAGCTATACCAGTTAGCCGAGAAGCTCGTTGATATTGAAGACTGGTTTCAACAATGGCGCTTCCGTCATATGAAAACAGTCGAGCGAATCATTGGGCATAAAAAAGGCACCGGTGGATCGTCTGGTGTTGGTTATTTGAAAAAGGTGTTGGACCATTATTTCTTCCCTGAATTATGGGAGATTCGAACGAAAATATAA
- a CDS encoding TerC family protein — MELTSESIIALLKIIAIDIILSGDNAVVIAMATRKLPKQQQNKAIFLGTGGAVILRILFAIIIVYLLQIPFVHLIGGILLLYIAYHVLVDEEEEANIQSSSSLGKAVMTIIMADAVMSLDNVVAVAGAAKGHIGMIALGVAVSIPIMIFGAKLIVKILEKYTWIAYIGAGILAWTAGEMITEDEFVIDTLHFHGPFTYAVIVILTAFILLLGYSKNNNKVK; from the coding sequence ATTGAACTAACATCTGAATCGATTATTGCACTACTAAAAATTATCGCAATTGATATCATCCTTTCTGGTGACAATGCGGTTGTTATTGCGATGGCCACTAGAAAATTGCCAAAGCAACAACAAAATAAAGCAATCTTTTTAGGTACTGGCGGTGCAGTGATTTTACGTATTTTATTCGCGATTATCATTGTCTATTTATTGCAAATCCCGTTTGTCCATTTAATAGGTGGCATCTTGTTACTTTATATTGCTTATCATGTGCTTGTAGACGAAGAAGAAGAAGCGAATATTCAATCGTCAAGTAGCCTAGGAAAAGCTGTTATGACAATTATTATGGCGGATGCAGTAATGAGCCTTGATAACGTTGTAGCAGTTGCTGGAGCAGCTAAAGGCCATATTGGGATGATTGCTTTAGGAGTTGCGGTCAGTATCCCTATCATGATCTTTGGTGCGAAATTGATTGTAAAAATATTGGAAAAGTATACCTGGATTGCCTACATCGGTGCTGGGATACTGGCCTGGACGGCTGGCGAAATGATAACAGAGGATGAATTCGTAATAGATACACTTCATTTTCATGGACCATTCACATATGCGGTAATCGTTATTTTGACTGCGTTTATTTTACTGTTAGGTTATAGCAAGAATAATAATAAAGTTAAATAG
- the kynB gene encoding arylformamidase, translating into MTNWMDISQPLTKQIAHWPGDTPFSYDLTYSKTETGSVNIGQITTSVHTGTHIDAPYHFDDNGTTVDQLDVNLYVGKAVVLDVSHVDTITPEVLQTYEWDDGITRVLLKTNLSNNPARFPESMPALDPEIAIFLHEKGVKLLGVDMPSVDAPDSKELDTHHALHKNGVHILENIMLDNVTPGIYELIALPLAIHGADGSPVRAVIKPVE; encoded by the coding sequence ATGACAAATTGGATGGATATTTCACAGCCTTTAACTAAACAAATCGCGCATTGGCCTGGCGACACCCCTTTCTCCTATGATTTAACGTACTCGAAAACAGAGACAGGATCTGTAAATATTGGCCAAATCACGACCAGTGTTCACACAGGTACACATATCGATGCCCCCTATCACTTTGATGATAACGGTACGACTGTCGACCAATTGGATGTAAACCTATATGTTGGAAAAGCTGTCGTGCTTGATGTGAGTCATGTCGATACCATAACACCAGAAGTGTTGCAGACTTATGAATGGGATGATGGGATAACGCGTGTATTACTAAAAACAAATCTGTCAAATAACCCAGCCCGTTTTCCAGAAAGCATGCCCGCTTTAGACCCAGAAATAGCAATTTTTTTACATGAAAAAGGGGTGAAATTGCTTGGCGTTGATATGCCTTCTGTTGATGCACCGGACAGCAAGGAATTGGATACACATCATGCATTACATAAAAACGGCGTTCACATTTTAGAAAATATCATGTTAGACAATGTGACACCTGGAATTTATGAGCTAATTGCGCTGCCGCTCGCTATTCATGGTGCAGATGGCAGTCCGGTCAGAGCCGTCATCAAGCCGGTTGAATAA
- a CDS encoding sodium-dependent transporter produces MQKKADQWSSKIGFILSSAGAAIGLGAIWKFPYMTGMNGGGAFFLLFIGFTIIIGLPLLIAEFIIGRGAQKEAVSAYKKLAPNSGWSIVGKLGVFGAFILMSFYSVVGGWVLIYSAMSIPGLIIKDSANYGELFATITGNPGITILGLGLFMIINIIVISFGIKNGIEKASKLLMPLLFVFFIVLVVRAVTFEGASEGLAFFLQPDFSKLTGDSVLYALGQSFFSLAVGISVMVTYSSYLNKDVSLPMSAGSVSIMNIFVSLLAGLAIFPIVFSFGLEPAQGPGLLFVVLPEAFAQMPFGELFLSLFLLLFLFAVLTSSFSMLEIITSAFTANKQRSRIKVAWIAGLIIFLAGIPAALSSSTLADFHLFGLTVFDASDYLVSNIILPLGCLLIALFITYKMDKALVKQEFFYSKDLAPGIYQLWFQIMRWLVPITIIIVFIGSLGII; encoded by the coding sequence ATGCAGAAAAAAGCAGATCAATGGTCATCAAAAATTGGCTTTATTTTATCATCAGCCGGTGCCGCAATTGGCCTTGGTGCAATATGGAAATTCCCGTATATGACCGGTATGAATGGTGGTGGCGCATTTTTTCTATTATTTATTGGGTTTACAATTATCATTGGTCTCCCTTTATTGATCGCAGAATTCATTATTGGTAGAGGTGCACAAAAGGAAGCTGTTAGCGCCTATAAAAAGCTTGCACCAAATAGTGGTTGGTCGATTGTGGGTAAGTTAGGCGTATTTGGTGCCTTTATCTTGATGTCGTTTTATAGTGTTGTTGGCGGATGGGTACTCATCTACAGTGCGATGTCGATACCCGGTTTAATTATCAAGGATTCAGCAAATTACGGGGAATTATTTGCGACCATAACTGGCAATCCTGGCATAACAATATTGGGACTTGGATTATTTATGATCATAAATATAATTGTTATTTCATTTGGTATCAAAAATGGAATCGAAAAAGCAAGTAAACTATTAATGCCATTATTATTTGTATTTTTTATCGTATTGGTGGTCCGTGCCGTGACATTTGAAGGCGCATCAGAAGGACTAGCATTTTTCTTGCAACCGGATTTTTCTAAATTAACGGGCGACAGCGTATTATACGCACTTGGGCAGTCATTCTTTTCACTTGCTGTTGGCATCTCCGTAATGGTTACATATAGCTCCTATTTAAACAAAGATGTTAGCCTGCCAATGTCTGCTGGCTCTGTTTCGATCATGAACATTTTCGTATCTTTATTGGCAGGATTAGCCATTTTTCCGATTGTTTTCTCATTTGGACTTGAACCTGCACAAGGGCCTGGGTTATTGTTTGTGGTCTTGCCAGAAGCATTTGCGCAGATGCCCTTTGGCGAACTATTCTTAAGCTTGTTTCTGCTATTATTTTTATTTGCTGTTCTGACATCGTCCTTTAGCATGCTAGAAATCATTACGTCAGCATTTACAGCAAACAAGCAACGCTCACGTATCAAAGTTGCCTGGATTGCCGGATTAATCATCTTTTTAGCAGGAATTCCTGCAGCATTATCATCCAGCACATTAGCAGATTTCCACCTATTTGGGTTAACCGTATTTGATGCCTCCGACTATCTCGTGAGTAACATCATACTTCCACTAGGCTGTTTGCTAATTGCTCTATTTATCACATATAAAATGGATAAAGCACTCGTTAAGCAGGAGTTTTTCTATAGCAAAGATCTAGCACCAGGTATTTACCAACTATGGTTTCAAATCATGCGCTGGCTCGTCCCAATCACCATCATTATCGTTTTCATCGGTTCACTTGGAATTATATAA
- a CDS encoding C45 family autoproteolytic acyltransferase/hydolase: protein MKKIYSDIIQFRGTHRDFGYKQGMLLKDSLTIKNREKQWKIRRPRFTIDVTETKDKIEAFAPGVWDELLGLQDALEWEMKDVLQEFGGYRLEYVRSGCSIFTGADYMIRNYDYHPKTYEGRYMIFQPSDQGYAIIGPSQRITGRMDGMNEKGLVMGYNFMHRKKPGDGFICNMIGRMILESCATVDEAITMLKEIPHRHSFSYTVLDKSEETFVVEATPRSVEVRQSNVCTNHFELLKDENRHHLADSYKRMDAMQAQKDNIMDGYQAFRMLNDTDKGVFSKQYKNWSGTIHTAGYFPKQQKAWFALGGDREPFVFDFAKWLEGNNEKTTRILGEVDTDLPFVHMDENVR, encoded by the coding sequence TTGAAGAAAATTTACAGTGACATCATTCAATTTCGTGGTACACATCGTGATTTCGGATATAAACAAGGTATGTTATTAAAGGATTCGTTAACTATAAAAAATCGTGAAAAACAGTGGAAGATCAGAAGACCACGTTTTACGATCGATGTAACAGAGACAAAAGATAAAATTGAGGCCTTTGCTCCAGGAGTATGGGATGAATTGCTCGGTTTGCAGGATGCATTGGAATGGGAAATGAAGGACGTGCTTCAAGAGTTTGGTGGATATCGGCTGGAATATGTTCGCAGTGGCTGTTCCATATTTACAGGCGCGGATTATATGATTCGCAATTATGATTACCATCCCAAAACATATGAGGGACGCTATATGATTTTTCAACCGTCTGATCAAGGATACGCGATTATCGGCCCATCTCAGCGGATTACGGGCCGTATGGATGGTATGAACGAAAAAGGCCTTGTGATGGGATATAATTTTATGCATCGGAAAAAGCCAGGAGATGGATTTATTTGTAATATGATTGGCAGAATGATTTTAGAGAGCTGTGCAACAGTTGATGAGGCGATTACCATGCTGAAGGAGATTCCGCATCGCCATTCGTTTAGTTATACAGTTCTTGATAAAAGTGAAGAAACGTTTGTTGTGGAGGCAACGCCAAGAAGTGTTGAGGTCCGTCAATCAAACGTTTGTACAAATCATTTTGAACTATTAAAGGATGAAAACCGTCATCATTTAGCCGACTCTTATAAACGTATGGATGCAATGCAAGCACAAAAAGACAACATAATGGATGGCTATCAAGCTTTTCGAATGTTGAATGATACGGATAAGGGTGTCTTTTCCAAGCAATATAAAAATTGGTCTGGAACGATTCATACAGCTGGGTATTTTCCAAAACAGCAAAAGGCGTGGTTTGCCCTAGGTGGTGATCGGGAGCCGTTTGTGTTTGATTTTGCCAAATGGCTAGAAGGGAATAATGAAAAGACAACGCGTATTTTAGGTGAGGTTGATACTGACTTACCATTTGTTCATATGGACGAAAATGTGCGTTAA
- the kynU gene encoding kynureninase, giving the protein MNTKKSYAQYLDQQDVLKDFRNEFYVSNQTIYFDGNSLGLLSKRAEQTVEWLMESWKKYAINGWTEGSHPWFYLSETLGEQMAPLVGADPEEVIVTGSTTTNLHQLVASFYQPSGRRTKILADELNFPSDIYALKSQLHLKGYDSSNHFIQVQSKDGNTLNTNDIIANMTDDVALIVLPGVLYRSGQILDMKTITREAHKRGILIGFDLCHSIGSIPHQLSDWGVDFAFWCTYKHLNGGPGSVAGLYVNKRHFGKDPGLAGWFSSNKEKQFDMEHTLTPAEHAGAYQIGTPHVLSTAPLLGALDLFQEAGIKRIREKSLRLTNYFMELIENKLAGYGFTITNPKDDATRGGHIFLEHKEAARICKALKADGVIPDFRMPNGIRLAPVALYNTFEEVWKTVQILQTIMKEERFKKYENLRGVIA; this is encoded by the coding sequence ATGAATACGAAAAAAAGTTATGCACAGTATCTCGATCAACAAGATGTGTTAAAGGATTTTCGCAATGAGTTTTATGTTTCCAATCAGACAATTTATTTCGACGGAAACTCATTAGGGCTTCTTTCAAAGCGTGCTGAACAGACAGTCGAATGGTTAATGGAGTCATGGAAAAAGTATGCAATTAATGGGTGGACAGAGGGAAGTCATCCATGGTTTTATTTATCAGAAACACTAGGGGAACAAATGGCACCGCTTGTTGGAGCAGATCCAGAAGAAGTTATCGTCACGGGCTCTACCACAACCAACCTGCATCAGCTCGTTGCTAGTTTTTATCAACCTAGTGGAAGACGGACGAAAATTCTAGCGGATGAACTGAACTTCCCATCTGATATTTATGCTTTGAAGAGTCAGTTACATTTAAAAGGTTATGATTCTAGCAACCATTTCATTCAGGTACAAAGCAAAGATGGCAATACTTTAAATACAAACGACATTATCGCTAACATGACCGATGATGTTGCGCTAATTGTGCTTCCTGGCGTGCTTTATCGTAGCGGCCAAATTTTAGATATGAAAACCATAACGAGGGAAGCACATAAACGGGGAATTTTAATCGGCTTTGATTTGTGCCATTCGATCGGCTCGATTCCCCACCAGTTATCGGACTGGGGTGTTGATTTTGCCTTTTGGTGTACATATAAACATTTAAATGGCGGACCTGGCAGTGTTGCTGGACTTTACGTAAATAAGCGGCACTTTGGAAAAGATCCTGGCCTTGCTGGTTGGTTCAGTTCGAATAAAGAAAAGCAATTTGACATGGAACATACGCTAACACCCGCTGAACATGCTGGCGCCTATCAAATTGGTACACCACACGTATTAAGTACCGCTCCATTACTTGGTGCACTAGATTTGTTTCAGGAAGCAGGCATAAAGCGGATACGAGAAAAGTCACTACGTTTAACCAACTACTTCATGGAATTAATTGAAAACAAATTGGCAGGGTATGGCTTTACCATCACAAATCCAAAAGATGATGCGACACGTGGTGGGCATATCTTTTTAGAACACAAGGAAGCAGCCAGAATTTGCAAGGCACTAAAAGCAGATGGTGTTATTCCTGATTTCCGTATGCCAAATGGGATTCGCCTTGCCCCTGTTGCACTATATAACACGTTTGAAGAAGTTTGGAAAACAGTCCAGATACTCCAAACAATTATGAAAGAAGAGCGCTTTAAGAAATATGAAAATTTAAGAGGTGTTATTGCATAA